The DNA region AATTCGTGATATTCGTGATAAAGCTAAATATGCGCCGACCCAAGCTGAATATAAAGTCTATATCATCGATGAGGTACATATGCTGTCAACCGGCGCTTTCAATGCACTGTTGAAAACGCTAGAAGAACCGCCTCAAAATGTTATTTTCATTTTAGCGACGACAGAACCTCATAAAATCCCATTAACGATCATCTCTAGAACACAGCGTTTTGATTTTAAGCGTATTGGGACGCAAGATATTGTCGATCATATGGCATACATTTTAAATCAAATCAATGTAGCGTTTGAAGAGCAGGCATTATATGTGATCGGTCGCGCAGCCGAAGGCGGGATGCGGGATGCATTGAGTATTTTAGATCAAACGATTTCCTTTAGTGATGAAAAGGTCACACTGACAGATGCGATGCAGGTCACAGGTAGTTTGACATATGAAATGATGGATCAGTACATTTCAAGCTGTACCGCAGGTGACGTCGAAAAAGCGTTGGAAACGTTAGAAAGTATTCTGGGTTCAGGAAAAGAGGCCCGACGCTTTTTAGAAGATTTACTATTATATTGCCGTGATTTATTGATGTTCCAGCAAGCACCAAAGCTCTTGGCGGAAAAAGTCGGAAATTTGACGGATCAGTTTAAAGAACTGGCTGGTCAAACAGATGCTGAAAAAATTTATCAAATGATCCAAATTTTAAGTGAGACTCAAAACGATATTCGTTTTACAAATAATGCCAATATTTATTTAGAAGTCGCAACGGTCAAGCTGGCTAAAGCAGTCAAACCTGCGATCATGACAAATGAAAATGTCCCGCAGGCAGCCACTGAAGATATCAATGGACTACAACAACAAATCGAACAGCTGCAAAAAGAATTGATTGATTTAAAGAAAAACGGTGTTGCAGCTAAAGAAGCTGAGCCTGTTAAAACAACACGGGCCACAAGCAGTAAGAGTACCTTAAGGATCCCGACAGAAATGGTTTATAAGGTCTTGAATGAGGCAACTAAAGATCATTTGCTGAATGTTAAAAATGTGTGGGATGATCTGCTGCAAATGATGTCAGTAACACAACGGGCAATGCTGAAGGCTAGT from Enterococcus sp. 9D6_DIV0238 includes:
- the dnaX gene encoding DNA polymerase III subunit gamma/tau codes for the protein MAYQALYRVWRSQRFDDVVGQKAITQTLKNAIVQKKTSHAYLFTGPRGTGKTSAAKIFAKAINCKHSVDGEPCNECETCIAITEGRLNDVIEIDAASNNGVEEIRDIRDKAKYAPTQAEYKVYIIDEVHMLSTGAFNALLKTLEEPPQNVIFILATTEPHKIPLTIISRTQRFDFKRIGTQDIVDHMAYILNQINVAFEEQALYVIGRAAEGGMRDALSILDQTISFSDEKVTLTDAMQVTGSLTYEMMDQYISSCTAGDVEKALETLESILGSGKEARRFLEDLLLYCRDLLMFQQAPKLLAEKVGNLTDQFKELAGQTDAEKIYQMIQILSETQNDIRFTNNANIYLEVATVKLAKAVKPAIMTNENVPQAATEDINGLQQQIEQLQKELIDLKKNGVAAKEAEPVKTTRATSSKSTLRIPTEMVYKVLNEATKDHLLNVKNVWDDLLQMMSVTQRAMLKASEPVAAGPKGLVIAFEYEIVCGRAMEDEELQLALHNNLSRLANYAPEMVCITKESWPKLRQSFISQNKDSGNDQTANEQDTSSEGAHLLTDEEELPQEVNNQVVDEAIAIFGSELVEVIND